A region of the Thermogladius calderae 1633 genome:
GAGCCCGGGTAGCTACGGCCCGCTATTCCTCGAGGTCAACACAGCCCTGTACGACCTGAAGAGCAGGCCAGCGCTGGTCAACTACGTCTACGGGCTAGGCGGTAGAGACCTCGTCCCGGACCTCGTCGAGGGGATGATAAGGGGGCTGTTTAAGGAGCTCGAGAAGGGGGTATTCGAGCCCAAGCTCAGGTACCTCGGCGTGAGGGAGTGAGGTGGTAGGCGTGGTCGTGAAGACCCTGCCCGAGTTCCCCGTCAAGAAGGGCGAGCCGGCGTACAAGCTCTGGTTGTTCGAGCCAGGACAAAAAGTGGAGATGCCACTGGTCTTCAACCTCAGGCAACTAGCTGAGACGAGAAGGCCCGCCCTACTGCCGGGCCACAGGCTGTGCGCTGGCTGCGCTGCCCCAATAGTAGTCAAGCTCGCGAGCTTCGCCTTCAGAGGCCCCACTATAGTCGTCACGGCAACGGGCTGCCTCGAGGTCTCGACCACCATCTTCCCGTACACCAGCTGGGCTGTCCCGTGGATCCACAACGCGTTCGAGAACGCCGCGGCGACAGCCTCCGGTATAGCGGCCGCTGTAGAGGCCATGAAGAAGACCGGGAGACTGCCCTACGAGCACGTCGACGTCGTCGTCTTCGCGGGCGACGGCGGCACCTTCGACATCGGCTTCCAGGCCCTCAGCGGTGCGGCAGAGAGGGGCCACGACTTCCTCTACATACTCTACGACAACGAGGCGTACATGAACACCGGGATACAGAGGAGCGGCGGCACGCCCAAGTACGCTTGGACCACGACGTCGCCCGTGGGGAGCGTGCTGCCGGGTAAGATGGAGAACAAGAAGCCCATAGCAGAGATAATGGTGGCTCACAGGATACCCTACGTAGCGACCGCGACGCCGGCCCACTGGATGGACTTCATGAAGAAGGTGAGGAAGGGTATAGAAGTGAAGGGCCCCGCTTTCATACACGCCCTGAGCAGCTGCGACAGGGGTTGGAGGCACGACACAGCGCTGACGCTAGAGGTGACGAGGAGGGCTGTCGACACCTGCTACTTCCCGCTGTGGGAGTGGACGCCCGAGACAGGCTACGTGCTCACCGATAGGAGCCTGGCCATCGCCAGGAACCCCAAGCTGAAGCAGCCGATCGAGAAGTACCTCGAGCTGCAGGGTAGGTTCAGGCACCTGCTGAAGCCCGAGAACAAGCACCTGGTGAAGGAGCTACAGGAGCTAGTCGACGCCGCCTGGGAGGAGCTACTCAGGAAGGCGAGTAACGCCCCAAGGTGAACGGCGAGGAGTAGAACGAGTTTTTTAGACAAGATCGATTTAAGGAGTAGCCTCGTCGCCTGCGTTGGGTCCCCGCTGAGGGGAGACGACAGGATAGGGCTTATCGTGTGCGAGGAGCTTTCCAGGTGTGGAGTCCCCAGCGTGGTCTGCGAGTACGGCCTAGAGAACTGCCTCTCACACATCTTCTCGGCCAGGCCCGAGAACCTGGTAGTGGTGGACGCGGTCTACTCGGACAAGCTGGGCGAGGGGGACGTAGTCCTAGTAGACCTCGACAAGGTCTCCGAGTACTACATCCCCACCACGCATAGTCTCCCCCTCAGGATGCTCGTTGACATGCTGGTGAGAGGGGGTGCTGTAAAGAGGGTCTACATCATAGGGGTCTCGGTCAAGAATCTGGACGTGTCCCTGGAGGTCTCGCAAAGGGTGTTAGAGGCCGGCATGAATCTCTCTAAAGCGTTATGCGACGCTTTTAAAGAGGGTAAGGTAGACGAGGAGGGGCGACGCAGCGGTCTTCAGGATTAGCCTGAAGTGCTCGTCGTAGTCGAGAGGGTTGAACAACCCGCTAGAGCTTACGACTTTTAATATAGGCGGTGCTAGCTCTGGTACTCCAATGCCCGAGAACCCCCTCTCCAGCGAGTTCAGACGCGCTAGTCTCTTGACCTCCCTCTCGTAAGTCGCCGGGTTCTCAAGCGACTCGACGAGAACCCTAGCCAGCCTGGCGACGTAGTAAAGACCCCCGTAGGTGAACGGCTTCACCAGTCCGAGGGCGTCCCCTATAAAGAAGACCCTACCACGTATGTGAGGCCTAGACAATTGCCCCGGCTTGACCACCACCCCTCCGAAGAAGCCCAGTAGCCTCCTGTACTTTACCCCCGCAACGCCGAGCACCTTCTTGACGGCCGACCCGGGGTCTCCGACGTGCCTCTCGGTCAGGTACCCCGCTAAGCCGAG
Encoded here:
- a CDS encoding thiamine pyrophosphate-dependent enzyme → MVVKTLPEFPVKKGEPAYKLWLFEPGQKVEMPLVFNLRQLAETRRPALLPGHRLCAGCAAPIVVKLASFAFRGPTIVVTATGCLEVSTTIFPYTSWAVPWIHNAFENAAATASGIAAAVEAMKKTGRLPYEHVDVVVFAGDGGTFDIGFQALSGAAERGHDFLYILYDNEAYMNTGIQRSGGTPKYAWTTTSPVGSVLPGKMENKKPIAEIMVAHRIPYVATATPAHWMDFMKKVRKGIEVKGPAFIHALSSCDRGWRHDTALTLEVTRRAVDTCYFPLWEWTPETGYVLTDRSLAIARNPKLKQPIEKYLELQGRFRHLLKPENKHLVKELQELVDAAWEELLRKASNAPR